In a genomic window of Struthio camelus isolate bStrCam1 chromosome 20, bStrCam1.hap1, whole genome shotgun sequence:
- the SLC31A2 gene encoding protein SLC31A2 isoform X3: MQMSFFFSDKVVLLFDFWSVHSPAGMVLSVLVILLLSVLYETVKIGKAKVLHRTMLAIPRSLSQESLAERDEGADDTSWGQHDTAQGRWFLYHVSQTLLHVIQVVVGYMVMLAVMSYNAWIFLGVIVGSALGYFVVFPLLNVG, from the exons ATGCAG ATGTCCTTCTTCTTCTCGGACAAGGTGGTGCTACTGTTTGATTTTTGGAGTGTCCATAGCCCTGCAG GGATGGTGCTTTCTGTGCTGgtcatcctgctgctctctgtgcttTATGAAACAGTGAAGATTGGCAAGGCCAAGGTGCTGCATCGGACAATGCTGGCCATCCCGCGCAGCCTCAGCCAGGAGTCCTTGGCAGAGCGGGACGAGGGGGCCGATGACACCAGCTGGGGGCAGCACGACACTGCGCAGGGCAG GTGGTTTCTGTACCATGTCAGCCAGACGCTGCTGCACGTGATACAGGTGGTGGTGGGTTACATGGTGATGCTGGCTGTCATGTCATACAACGCCTGGATCTTCCTCGGGGTGATCGTGGGCTCTGCGCTTGGTTACTTCGTGGTGTTCCCACTGCTCAACGTGGGCTAG
- the SLC31A2 gene encoding protein SLC31A2 isoform X1, whose protein sequence is MLKELLEVRMVLLEVKMSFFFSDKVVLLFDFWSVHSPAGMVLSVLVILLLSVLYETVKIGKAKVLHRTMLAIPRSLSQESLAERDEGADDTSWGQHDTAQGRWFLYHVSQTLLHVIQVVVGYMVMLAVMSYNAWIFLGVIVGSALGYFVVFPLLNVG, encoded by the exons ATGCTGAAAGAGCTGCTGGAGGTACGAATGGTCCTTCTAGAAGTCAAA ATGTCCTTCTTCTTCTCGGACAAGGTGGTGCTACTGTTTGATTTTTGGAGTGTCCATAGCCCTGCAG GGATGGTGCTTTCTGTGCTGgtcatcctgctgctctctgtgcttTATGAAACAGTGAAGATTGGCAAGGCCAAGGTGCTGCATCGGACAATGCTGGCCATCCCGCGCAGCCTCAGCCAGGAGTCCTTGGCAGAGCGGGACGAGGGGGCCGATGACACCAGCTGGGGGCAGCACGACACTGCGCAGGGCAG GTGGTTTCTGTACCATGTCAGCCAGACGCTGCTGCACGTGATACAGGTGGTGGTGGGTTACATGGTGATGCTGGCTGTCATGTCATACAACGCCTGGATCTTCCTCGGGGTGATCGTGGGCTCTGCGCTTGGTTACTTCGTGGTGTTCCCACTGCTCAACGTGGGCTAG
- the SLC31A2 gene encoding protein SLC31A2 isoform X2, translated as MTGAPRCVGMARNVTQNCRPSPAKPRMNKKPSSLQKWMVLSVLVILLLSVLYETVKIGKAKVLHRTMLAIPRSLSQESLAERDEGADDTSWGQHDTAQGRWFLYHVSQTLLHVIQVVVGYMVMLAVMSYNAWIFLGVIVGSALGYFVVFPLLNVG; from the exons ATGACAGGCGCTCCCCGGTGTGTCGGGATGGCGCGAAACGTTACTCAGAACTGCAGGCCCAGTCCTGCAAAGCCCCGAATGAACAAGAAACCCTCCTCTCTACAAAAAT GGATGGTGCTTTCTGTGCTGgtcatcctgctgctctctgtgcttTATGAAACAGTGAAGATTGGCAAGGCCAAGGTGCTGCATCGGACAATGCTGGCCATCCCGCGCAGCCTCAGCCAGGAGTCCTTGGCAGAGCGGGACGAGGGGGCCGATGACACCAGCTGGGGGCAGCACGACACTGCGCAGGGCAG GTGGTTTCTGTACCATGTCAGCCAGACGCTGCTGCACGTGATACAGGTGGTGGTGGGTTACATGGTGATGCTGGCTGTCATGTCATACAACGCCTGGATCTTCCTCGGGGTGATCGTGGGCTCTGCGCTTGGTTACTTCGTGGTGTTCCCACTGCTCAACGTGGGCTAG